One Halobaculum sp. CBA1158 DNA segment encodes these proteins:
- a CDS encoding threonine-phosphate decarboxylase gives MNFDTARDADRTPHGSSDDPSVLDFSANTNPRVPEGAGAVYRDAFEAARTYPEEPPADYRAAAAGYVDCDAEAVIPTPGGLAALRLAIDLAVGPGDTVAVPYPSFGEYAREVRLQGGEPAFVSQEEITDADPAEHALAIVCNPNNPTGNAYPDGDLRVFAERCREAGTPLLVDEAFLGFTDRPSLAGEPGVIVARSLTKLFGLPGIRAGFAVATGAWREALANARRTWNLGTPALATGAYCMRQTEFVRETRDRVADERERVRTALADLGFDVHRSDAPFLLFDAGAAGDGDDGGERGVDAVLARAADAGIAVRDARTFRGLDSHVRVAVRTPAETDRLLEVLRDV, from the coding sequence ATGAACTTCGACACCGCACGCGACGCCGACCGGACGCCCCACGGCAGCAGCGACGACCCCTCGGTCCTCGACTTCAGCGCGAACACGAACCCGCGCGTCCCCGAGGGCGCGGGGGCGGTCTACCGCGACGCCTTCGAGGCGGCGCGGACGTACCCCGAGGAGCCGCCGGCGGACTACCGGGCCGCCGCCGCCGGCTACGTCGACTGCGACGCCGAGGCGGTGATCCCGACGCCGGGCGGGCTGGCGGCGCTCCGGCTCGCGATCGACCTGGCCGTCGGCCCGGGCGACACCGTCGCCGTGCCGTACCCGAGCTTCGGCGAGTACGCCCGCGAGGTGCGGCTTCAGGGGGGCGAGCCGGCGTTCGTCTCCCAGGAGGAGATCACCGACGCGGACCCCGCAGAGCACGCGCTCGCGATCGTCTGCAACCCGAACAACCCGACCGGGAACGCGTATCCGGACGGGGACCTGCGGGTGTTCGCCGAGCGCTGTCGCGAGGCCGGGACGCCGCTGTTGGTCGACGAGGCGTTCCTCGGGTTCACCGACCGGCCGTCGCTGGCGGGCGAGCCCGGGGTGATCGTCGCCCGGTCGCTGACGAAGCTGTTCGGCCTGCCCGGGATCCGGGCGGGCTTCGCCGTCGCGACCGGCGCGTGGCGCGAGGCGCTCGCGAACGCCCGCCGGACCTGGAACCTCGGGACGCCCGCGCTCGCGACCGGCGCGTACTGCATGCGACAGACGGAGTTCGTCCGCGAGACCCGCGACCGCGTCGCCGACGAGCGCGAGCGGGTGCGGACGGCCCTCGCCGATCTGGGGTTCGACGTGCACCGGTCGGACGCGCCGTTTCTCCTGTTCGACGCCGGAGCGGCCGGCGACGGGGACGACGGCGGAGAGCGCGGCGTCGACGCCGTCCTCGCTCGCGCCGCCGACGCGGGGATCGCGGTTCGCGACGCGCGGACCTTCCGCGGGCTCGACTCGCACGTCCGAGTCGCCGTGCGGACCCCCGCGGAGACCGATCGCCTGCTGGAGGTGCTACGTGACGTTTGA